The DNA segment ACTCCGCCACCTGCGCGTCCATCATCAACCAGTTTGTATCTTCCAACGACAGCCTGATCCTGGCAAACGGAACGGCGGCTCTCCAGGCGGCAGCAGCCGGAACCAACGAAATCCCGATTCTCGGAACGTCTATCACGGACTATGCGACGGCCCTTGATATCAGCGACTGGAGCGGTTCCACAGGAACCAACATTTCCGGAACGTCTGACCTGGCGCCCCTTGACAAGCAGGCCGAGATCTTGAACGAGCTGTTCCCGGAGGCCAAGAACGTGGGACTTCTCTACTGTTCCGCAGAAGCCAACTCCGCTTACCAGGTCAACACGATCCGCGGCTATCTGGAAGAGATGGGCTACACCTGCACCGACTATACCTTCGCAGACTCCAACGACCTGGCTTCTGTTGTCACAAACGCCGCGTCTGCCTGTGACGTGATTTACATCCCCACGGACAACGCGGCGGCCTCCAGCACCGGCATCATCAACAACATCTGCATTCCGGCCGGCATCCCGGTGATCGCAGGCGAAGAGGGAATCTGCAGCGGCTGCGGCGTTGCCACCCTGTCCATCGACTACTATGACATCGGCTACAAGGCCGGCGAGATGGCTTACGAGATCCTGGCAGAGGGCGCAGATGTGGCTTCCATGCCGATTGAGTATGCCCCGGCCGTGACAAAGAAATACAATGCAGCCAACTGTGAGGCCCTTGGAATCCAGGTTCCCGAGGACTACGTGGCGATTGAGGAATAAGACAGAGGAGGAAGTGCCTTGAACCTCAGCGTAATGAATCTGTTCAACGCGATGCCGGGAGCCTGCGCCCAGGGACTGATCTGGGGCATCATGGCCATCGGCGTCTATATCACATATAAGATCCTGGATCTGGCAGATCTGACCGTGGACGGCACCATGTGTACCGGCGGCGCAGTCTGCGTCGTCATGATCTTAAACGGCCAGCCGGTGTGGCTGGCGCTGCTTGCGGCCTTTTTTGCCGGTGTCCTTGCAGGGCTCGTGACAGGGCTTCTGCACACGGCCATGGGGATTCCGGCCATCCTGGCAGGAATTCTGACACAGCTCGGCCTCTACTCCGTGAACCTGCGGATCATGGGAGGAAAGGCGAATCAGGCATTAAACGTGGACAAGTATGACCTTCTTGTCTCCCTGCGCTACATTAAGGGCGTCCCGATCCAGAAAAACACGATCCTTGTGGCGGCTGTGCTCGTCCTTGTGCTGATTGCCGTCCTCTACTGGTTTTTCGGAACGGAGCTTGGCTGTGCCATCCGTGCCACCGGCTCCAACCAGAACATGTCCAGGGCCCAGGGAATCAACACGGATAGGATGAAAATCCTCGGCCTGATGCTTTCCAACGGCATCGTGGCTTTTGCCAGCGCTCTTTATGCCCAGTACCAGGGCTTTTCGGAGATCAACGCAGGCCGCGGCGCCATCGTCATCGGCCTTGCCGCCGTCATCATCGGCGAGGTGATTTTCGGGAAAATCAGCGTGAACTTTGCATTTAAGCTGCTTTCCGTGGCCCTCGGCGCCATCATTTATTATCTGGTGCTCC comes from the Eubacteriaceae bacterium Marseille-Q4139 genome and includes:
- a CDS encoding ABC transporter substrate-binding protein, which produces MRKLAFFAAAALLAASLAGCSSGNTQETTAAATTASTTAAEASSEEETAAEETEAASAGDTVYQIGICQLVQHPALDAATEGFQAALKEKLGDNVEFDLQNAAGDSATCASIINQFVSSNDSLILANGTAALQAAAAGTNEIPILGTSITDYATALDISDWSGSTGTNISGTSDLAPLDKQAEILNELFPEAKNVGLLYCSAEANSAYQVNTIRGYLEEMGYTCTDYTFADSNDLASVVTNAASACDVIYIPTDNAAASSTGIINNICIPAGIPVIAGEEGICSGCGVATLSIDYYDIGYKAGEMAYEILAEGADVASMPIEYAPAVTKKYNAANCEALGIQVPEDYVAIEE
- a CDS encoding ABC transporter permease; protein product: MNLFNAMPGACAQGLIWGIMAIGVYITYKILDLADLTVDGTMCTGGAVCVVMILNGQPVWLALLAAFFAGVLAGLVTGLLHTAMGIPAILAGILTQLGLYSVNLRIMGGKANQALNVDKYDLLVSLRYIKGVPIQKNTILVAAVLVLVLIAVLYWFFGTELGCAIRATGSNQNMSRAQGINTDRMKILGLMLSNGIVAFASALYAQYQGFSEINAGRGAIVIGLAAVIIGEVIFGKISVNFAFKLLSVALGAIIYYLVLQVVLWLGLNSNDLKLLSAIVVAVFLAVPYMRERYFPKPVKKGGAPRA